A single genomic interval of Sulfurovum sp. TSL6 harbors:
- the rimO gene encoding 30S ribosomal protein S12 methylthiotransferase RimO, with product MNSKKLHLVSLGCTKNLVDSEVMLGRLKEYEITDNNTEADVIIVNTCGFIDAAKEESINTVLNLHDERKENSILVMSGCLSERYKEELQADMPEIDIFTGVGDYEKIDELIASKQSTFSPEVYLATETSGRVITGSNYHAYIKIAEGCNQACSFCAIPSFKGKLHSRSLSSIIKEVENLVSQGFYDFSFISQDSSSYGRDMGLKDGLVDLIKGVEAIEGVKSARILYLYPSTTTFDLIDAIADSEVFQTYYDMPIQHIDDAMLKVMKRGFGEKKTIELLEYMKSKPNAFLRTSVIAGHPGESEESFQRLCDFMETFEFDRFNTFHYSNEETTAAYNMEQVDEETIDQRAQVLGEIAERSTLKSLEKMVGQTVTLVIDGESDEHEYLLSARPLIWAVDIDGEILINDTSDLPVEYGKRYEAKVTELVGTQLLATLIKAL from the coding sequence ATGAACAGTAAAAAATTACACTTGGTCAGCCTGGGCTGTACCAAAAACCTTGTTGACAGTGAAGTGATGCTTGGCCGCCTTAAAGAGTATGAGATCACCGATAACAACACTGAGGCCGATGTCATTATCGTGAACACCTGCGGCTTCATCGATGCGGCAAAAGAAGAGAGTATCAACACTGTACTCAACCTCCATGACGAACGTAAAGAGAACTCTATCCTGGTGATGAGCGGATGTCTAAGCGAACGGTACAAAGAAGAACTTCAGGCAGATATGCCAGAGATAGACATCTTTACCGGTGTGGGTGACTATGAGAAGATCGATGAGCTCATCGCTTCCAAACAGAGTACCTTCTCTCCGGAAGTCTACCTTGCTACGGAAACCTCTGGAAGGGTCATTACAGGGTCTAACTACCATGCCTACATCAAGATAGCAGAGGGGTGTAACCAGGCATGTTCTTTTTGTGCGATTCCAAGCTTTAAAGGAAAACTGCACTCACGTTCACTCTCGTCCATCATCAAAGAAGTCGAAAATCTTGTTTCTCAAGGGTTTTATGACTTTTCTTTCATCTCACAGGACAGTTCGAGCTACGGACGTGACATGGGACTTAAAGATGGCCTTGTAGACCTCATCAAAGGAGTGGAAGCCATAGAGGGTGTCAAGTCTGCACGTATCTTGTACCTCTACCCTAGTACTACTACCTTTGATCTTATCGATGCCATTGCTGACTCTGAGGTATTTCAAACCTATTATGATATGCCTATCCAGCATATCGATGATGCGATGCTCAAGGTCATGAAACGTGGGTTTGGAGAGAAGAAGACCATAGAGCTGCTCGAATACATGAAAAGCAAACCTAATGCCTTTTTACGTACCTCTGTGATCGCAGGACACCCTGGTGAAAGCGAAGAGAGCTTTCAGCGCCTGTGTGACTTTATGGAAACCTTCGAGTTTGACAGATTTAACACCTTCCACTACTCCAATGAAGAGACTACCGCTGCTTATAACATGGAGCAGGTTGATGAAGAGACGATCGACCAAAGAGCACAGGTGCTTGGAGAGATAGCAGAAAGAAGTACCCTCAAATCGCTTGAAAAGATGGTCGGGCAAACTGTCACTCTTGTCATCGATGGCGAAAGTGATGAACACGAGTACCTGCTTTCAGCAAGACCACTCATCTGGGCAGTAGACATCGATGGAGAGATACTCATTAATGATACTTCTGATCTTCCTGTAGAGTACGGAAAAAGATATGAGGCAAAAGTCACAGAGTTAGTGGGTACCCAACTGCTTGCCACACTCATCAAAGCACTCTAA
- the tilS gene encoding tRNA lysidine(34) synthetase TilS, which yields MLIPDLSHLKGKKNLLAFSAGVDSSALFFLLLENDIKFDIAIVNYGTREASDKEEAHARALAKKHKLFCHNIKAPAFHSHFEKQARDFRYEFFESLISIEGYDTLITAHQLNDQLEWLLMRLSKGAGLSELLGLEPVTQKAHYTLIRPLLAYSKEELLQYLKSNGHPYFVDKSNNDESYERNKFRKQFSDALIAEYKEGIQRSMDYLRKDKETLESGFETIYSNKLLHIVKLHIPTAKVKAADLTLKKLGYLLSASQRQEIEKESSLVIGGEWTVAIQDDLLFIAPYLRIDMPKKFKEVCRVLKVPGKIRPYLFKEHIDPSGLSFHS from the coding sequence ATGCTCATACCAGATCTCTCACACCTCAAAGGAAAAAAGAATTTATTGGCTTTTTCTGCAGGTGTGGACTCCTCTGCACTTTTCTTTTTACTCTTAGAGAACGATATCAAATTCGATATCGCCATAGTCAATTATGGTACACGTGAAGCAAGTGACAAAGAAGAGGCACATGCAAGAGCCCTTGCTAAAAAACATAAACTCTTCTGCCACAATATTAAAGCACCTGCATTTCACAGCCATTTTGAAAAACAGGCTAGAGACTTTCGCTATGAATTTTTTGAATCTCTCATCAGCATAGAGGGTTACGATACCCTGATCACGGCACATCAGCTTAACGATCAGCTGGAATGGCTGCTTATGCGTCTTAGCAAAGGAGCGGGTTTAAGTGAACTTCTCGGTCTTGAACCTGTCACACAAAAAGCACACTATACACTCATCCGTCCGCTGCTTGCTTACAGTAAAGAAGAGTTGCTCCAGTATCTGAAAAGTAACGGGCATCCCTATTTTGTGGATAAAAGCAACAATGATGAAAGCTATGAACGCAATAAGTTCAGGAAACAGTTTTCCGATGCACTGATAGCTGAATATAAAGAAGGTATCCAACGCAGTATGGATTACTTGAGAAAAGACAAAGAGACACTTGAAAGCGGCTTTGAAACGATCTATAGCAACAAGCTGCTGCATATTGTCAAGCTGCATATCCCAACTGCCAAGGTCAAAGCTGCTGACTTGACACTCAAAAAGCTGGGTTATCTCCTCTCTGCTTCTCAACGTCAAGAGATAGAAAAAGAATCCTCTTTGGTCATAGGCGGAGAGTGGACTGTAGCCATTCAAGATGACTTGCTCTTCATCGCACCCTACCTCAGAATCGATATGCCAAAGAAATTTAAAGAGGTGTGCAGGGTTTTAAAAGTACCAGGTAAGATCAGACCCTACCTTTTCAAAGAGCATATAGACCCTTCAGGGCTTTCTTTCCACAGTTAA
- a CDS encoding tyrosine-type recombinase/integrase, producing MKSKLQEASEEFLNYLLDVRGYSETSIVTYEIVLRQMLEKSHVYEEDGFIVLDLTPFRLQIVRNHKKTIVKKLSAVHSFSKYLEEQCQLRIKLIGDESIKVPQSLPKPIEERYIEEVLNHANVEEKLLIFMLYGLGLRISELSHLKLEDIKGGWIQIHGKGNKVRELPVLESVQELISLYTKRMSPIKYLFEKGSAPMNAAQLRYILTKLFKAQGLKVTPHQLRHSFATHLLNNGARISDVSELLGHETMATTQVYTKLGSVKKMQEYMKAHPLADTKDMLE from the coding sequence ATGAAATCTAAACTTCAAGAGGCATCCGAGGAGTTTTTGAATTATCTATTGGATGTAAGAGGTTATTCTGAAACTTCCATAGTAACATATGAGATAGTTTTGAGGCAAATGCTTGAAAAGAGCCATGTCTATGAAGAAGATGGCTTCATCGTCTTGGATCTTACCCCTTTTCGTCTTCAAATCGTTAGAAACCATAAAAAAACTATCGTAAAAAAGCTCTCTGCTGTACACTCTTTTTCAAAATATTTGGAAGAGCAGTGTCAACTGCGTATCAAACTTATCGGAGATGAGTCTATAAAGGTACCTCAAAGCCTTCCTAAGCCCATAGAAGAGAGATATATTGAAGAGGTACTGAACCATGCCAATGTAGAAGAGAAATTGCTTATTTTTATGCTGTATGGATTGGGGTTGCGGATCTCTGAACTGAGTCATCTCAAACTTGAGGATATCAAAGGGGGATGGATACAGATCCATGGTAAAGGAAACAAGGTAAGAGAGTTGCCTGTGTTGGAGAGTGTACAAGAACTCATTAGCTTGTATACAAAAAGAATGTCTCCTATAAAGTACCTCTTTGAAAAAGGCTCTGCGCCTATGAACGCTGCGCAGTTACGCTACATCCTTACAAAACTTTTTAAAGCACAGGGCTTGAAAGTGACGCCGCATCAACTGCGCCACTCGTTTGCCACACATCTGCTCAATAACGGCGCACGTATCTCAGATGTGAGTGAACTGCTCGGGCATGAAACGATGGCAACCACACAGGTCTATACGAAGCTTGGATCCGTGAAAAAAATGCAAGAGTACATGAAAGCACACCCTTTGGCCGATACCAAAGATATGTTAGAGTGA
- a CDS encoding lysophospholipid acyltransferase family protein, with product MFKTLSRSIAQVIVPPLGYLLMRFFWHTSKKNFHIAEEISQEQSIVVCWHGELLMSPQAYRYFHKRQLASGIISRHFDGEMIARMLMYFSISPLRGSSSRGAAQVLLEAFRALKKGDDLLVTPDGPRGPRHTIGDGAIALAHKAKAPVLIVNYIPESYWQLGSWDKFVIPKPFSTINFYLENISLEGMEFDEARTFLRNKMLAHTVH from the coding sequence ATGTTTAAAACACTATCACGAAGCATTGCTCAAGTCATAGTCCCCCCACTGGGCTATCTACTGATGCGTTTCTTCTGGCACACTTCAAAGAAAAACTTTCATATTGCAGAGGAGATAAGCCAGGAACAGTCTATCGTTGTCTGTTGGCATGGTGAACTTCTCATGTCTCCGCAAGCCTATCGGTATTTTCACAAAAGACAGTTGGCTTCCGGGATCATCTCCAGGCATTTTGATGGTGAGATGATCGCAAGGATGCTAATGTACTTCTCTATATCGCCTTTAAGAGGTTCAAGCAGTCGTGGAGCTGCACAAGTGCTCTTAGAAGCATTCAGAGCATTGAAAAAAGGGGATGACCTCCTGGTCACACCTGATGGTCCTAGAGGGCCAAGACATACTATTGGAGATGGGGCTATCGCATTGGCACATAAAGCCAAGGCACCTGTATTGATAGTGAACTATATCCCCGAGTCATACTGGCAACTTGGCAGTTGGGATAAATTTGTGATTCCCAAACCTTTCAGCACGATCAATTTTTATTTGGAAAATATCTCTCTTGAAGGCATGGAGTTCGATGAAGCCAGAACATTTCTTAGAAACAAAATGTTGGCACATACGGTGCACTAA
- the miaB gene encoding tRNA (N6-isopentenyl adenosine(37)-C2)-methylthiotransferase MiaB has protein sequence MSKKLFIETLGCAMNVRDSEHMIAELNQKESYEITENLKDADLIIINTCSVREKPVAKLFSEIGVFNKHKKSSAKIGVTGCTASHLGDEIIKRAPSVDFVLGARNVSKITEVVNKKHAVEVSTDFDESTYAFGEYRSNPFKAMVNISIGCDKSCTFCIVPATRGDEISIPSDLIVQEIKKAVATGAKEVMLLGQNVNNYGRRFGSSEERCDFTQLLQKISKIEGLERIRFTSPHPLHMDDAFIQEFVSNPKICKQIHVPLQSGSTSLLKDMKRGYTKENFLNRCEKIRTLCPEATISTDIIVGFPGESDADFEDTMDVLEKVRFEQMFSFKYSPRPHTEAAEFDNQIDSAVAGERLTRLQARHTEILDEIMDAQLGTVHKVYFDELKPNGRVSGRSDDGKLFFVQGSEELLGKIVDVKVTKTSRGALDGVLV, from the coding sequence TTGAGTAAAAAATTATTTATAGAAACACTTGGTTGTGCGATGAATGTTCGTGACAGTGAACATATGATCGCAGAACTGAACCAAAAAGAATCCTACGAAATCACTGAAAATCTAAAAGATGCTGATCTTATCATTATAAATACCTGTTCTGTAAGAGAAAAGCCTGTAGCAAAACTTTTTTCAGAGATCGGTGTCTTTAACAAGCATAAAAAATCTTCCGCCAAGATAGGTGTGACAGGATGTACCGCATCCCATTTAGGAGATGAGATCATTAAACGCGCACCTTCGGTGGATTTTGTACTGGGCGCAAGAAATGTATCGAAGATCACTGAAGTGGTCAATAAAAAACATGCAGTAGAGGTCAGTACAGACTTTGATGAAAGTACCTATGCCTTTGGTGAATACAGAAGCAATCCGTTTAAAGCCATGGTCAATATCTCCATAGGATGCGATAAGTCCTGTACCTTCTGTATCGTACCGGCAACACGTGGAGATGAGATATCTATCCCTTCTGACCTTATTGTACAGGAGATCAAAAAGGCAGTCGCTACCGGGGCAAAGGAAGTGATGCTTCTTGGACAGAATGTCAACAATTACGGAAGACGATTTGGATCCTCTGAAGAGCGTTGTGACTTTACACAGTTGTTGCAAAAGATCTCTAAGATAGAAGGTTTGGAACGTATACGATTTACCTCTCCACACCCTTTACATATGGATGATGCGTTCATCCAAGAGTTCGTCTCTAATCCTAAGATATGTAAACAGATACATGTACCTTTGCAAAGCGGATCCACTTCACTGCTGAAAGATATGAAAAGAGGCTATACCAAAGAGAACTTCCTGAACCGCTGTGAAAAGATACGTACACTGTGTCCTGAAGCAACTATCTCTACAGATATTATCGTTGGATTTCCGGGTGAAAGTGATGCAGACTTTGAAGATACGATGGATGTACTGGAAAAAGTACGTTTTGAGCAGATGTTCTCATTTAAGTACTCTCCTCGTCCGCATACAGAAGCAGCAGAGTTTGACAATCAAATCGACAGCGCTGTAGCAGGAGAGAGATTAACCCGTCTTCAGGCAAGACATACAGAAATCCTGGATGAGATCATGGATGCCCAGTTAGGTACAGTGCATAAAGTCTATTTTGATGAACTCAAACCTAACGGAAGGGTTTCTGGACGTTCAGATGATGGTAAACTCTTCTTTGTTCAGGGAAGTGAAGAGCTTTTAGGTAAAATAGTAGATGTCAAAGTGACTAAAACCTCTCGGGGTGCTCTTGATGGAGTACTTGTTTAG
- a CDS encoding HP0268 family nuclease — protein MKLKLARTTLKAKPKTIDLQKLEDELANKSIFYFDKDNSHKELKELIEYFEEKGFSVYMREVKYGLDENEYIYEVHIIA, from the coding sequence ATGAAATTAAAACTTGCTAGAACAACACTTAAAGCGAAACCAAAGACGATCGATTTACAAAAATTAGAAGACGAGCTAGCGAATAAATCTATATTTTATTTTGATAAAGATAACTCGCATAAAGAGCTGAAAGAGTTGATCGAATATTTTGAAGAAAAAGGTTTCTCTGTATATATGAGAGAAGTCAAGTACGGACTTGATGAAAATGAATATATCTACGAAGTACATATTATCGCATAA
- the nusA gene encoding transcription termination factor NusA has translation MEKILDIIEAIAHEKNISKEHALDAFKEALINTAKKLTSFTSTFEVTINNDTKTYSVYKVITVVADDDEQLFVEVGKDDNKQKIESDSFISLSEAKEFDDSLELGDQLKEEFILEEHGRTASANLFRELEYHVQRRIEQDLFEKYREKVGTVMLGTVNRVDAEENTHVEIGELKGILTQRNRIKGEKFKRGDSIRALLRYVSVDPEYGLFLELTRTSPKFLEALMASEVPEIDDGVVEIVAAARIPGERAKIALKTEQMNVDPIGAAVGVKGVRINAVSEELNGENIDCIEFSPIPEVFVTRALSPAISQSIKVDADEKKAVVNITGDQKAKAIGKSGINIRLASMLTGYTIELNEIEGVTERQVDSSETTEAAKTTDTSALEDLFK, from the coding sequence ATGGAAAAAATATTAGACATCATAGAAGCCATTGCACATGAAAAAAATATCTCTAAAGAGCATGCATTAGATGCTTTCAAAGAGGCTTTGATCAACACGGCTAAGAAACTAACAAGCTTTACAAGTACCTTTGAAGTTACTATAAACAATGATACAAAAACCTACTCTGTCTATAAAGTCATTACTGTTGTAGCTGATGATGATGAACAACTTTTTGTAGAGGTCGGAAAAGATGACAACAAACAAAAAATTGAATCAGATAGCTTTATTTCTCTTTCCGAAGCAAAAGAGTTTGATGATTCTTTAGAATTGGGAGATCAACTTAAAGAAGAGTTTATTCTCGAAGAACATGGACGTACAGCCTCAGCAAACCTTTTTAGAGAGCTTGAATACCATGTGCAAAGACGTATCGAACAAGATCTCTTTGAAAAATATAGAGAAAAAGTAGGTACGGTGATGCTAGGTACAGTGAACCGTGTTGATGCAGAGGAGAACACTCATGTTGAGATCGGTGAACTTAAAGGGATTCTTACACAGAGAAACCGTATCAAAGGTGAGAAGTTTAAACGTGGAGACTCTATCCGTGCACTTCTAAGATATGTAAGTGTTGACCCTGAGTATGGTCTTTTCCTAGAACTCACAAGAACTTCACCTAAGTTCCTTGAAGCCCTTATGGCAAGTGAAGTACCGGAAATTGATGATGGCGTAGTAGAGATCGTAGCTGCAGCAAGAATCCCGGGAGAAAGAGCAAAAATAGCACTGAAGACAGAGCAGATGAATGTGGATCCTATCGGTGCAGCTGTGGGTGTTAAAGGTGTACGTATCAATGCAGTAAGTGAAGAACTTAATGGTGAAAATATCGACTGTATTGAATTTTCACCTATCCCTGAAGTTTTCGTTACACGTGCATTAAGTCCTGCCATTTCTCAGAGTATCAAAGTAGATGCTGATGAGAAAAAAGCTGTTGTCAACATTACAGGTGATCAAAAAGCAAAAGCGATCGGTAAATCTGGAATTAATATCCGCCTAGCCTCTATGCTTACAGGATATACCATAGAATTAAACGAAATTGAAGGGGTAACAGAAAGACAAGTAGATAGTTCAGAAACTACTGAAGCAGCAAAAACGACTGATACCTCAGCACTAGAGGATCTCTTTAAATAA
- a CDS encoding triose-phosphate isomerase, translating into MIFAANFKTNHTRASTEQYIDVLHKKLLAKKPEDQVYIFPPATALGKYEGDFTIGAQNAYPIQNGAFTGEIGTEQLEEFDIKTILIGHSERREHLGESQEKVAQKFAFFKEQGYEILYCIGEPLEIREKGDEAVMEYLLAQFDGIDISYKNLIVAYEPIWAIGTGRSATVEEIATTHQALKQTVQKPLLYGGSVKTTNIKEITAIRGVDGVLVGSASLDAESFSEMILA; encoded by the coding sequence ATGATTTTTGCAGCAAACTTTAAAACGAATCATACCAGAGCATCAACAGAACAATACATTGACGTATTGCATAAAAAGTTGCTTGCAAAAAAACCTGAAGACCAAGTCTATATCTTTCCTCCTGCAACAGCTTTAGGCAAGTATGAGGGTGATTTTACTATCGGTGCACAAAATGCTTATCCTATACAAAACGGTGCATTTACCGGAGAAATAGGCACAGAGCAACTTGAAGAATTTGACATTAAAACCATACTCATCGGACACAGTGAAAGACGAGAACATTTAGGTGAGTCTCAAGAAAAAGTAGCACAAAAATTTGCATTTTTTAAAGAACAGGGGTATGAAATACTCTACTGTATCGGCGAACCGCTTGAGATAAGAGAAAAGGGTGACGAAGCTGTAATGGAGTATCTGCTCGCACAGTTTGACGGTATTGATATCAGCTATAAAAATCTTATCGTTGCCTACGAACCCATCTGGGCTATAGGAACAGGAAGATCTGCTACGGTTGAAGAGATAGCAACTACGCATCAAGCATTAAAACAAACCGTACAAAAGCCACTACTCTATGGAGGCAGTGTTAAGACAACAAACATTAAAGAGATCACTGCTATTCGCGGTGTGGATGGTGTTTTAGTAGGATCTGCTTCTTTGGATGCAGAGAGTTTTTCCGAGATGATCCTAGCTTAG
- the pgk gene encoding phosphoglycerate kinase codes for MKTLKDLNIDGKRVFIRCDFNVPKDEFGNITDDRRIRSALATIRYCIDRDCKLILASHYERPEPGKYEEKYSLAPIAKRLRTLLKMDNDIFMAEDVVGEDAKAKAATLKEGDVLLLENLRYEAGETENDMAFSEQLANFAEFYINDAFGACHRKHASIDAITKFFDTDHKAAGFLMSKEINFFSKVLENPVRPFIAVVGGSKVSGKLQALTNLINKVDKIIIGGGMAFTFLKAQGYEVGDSLVEDDLLDEAKGIMTKAKELGVKFYLPVDVVVAPEFSEKTTVKFLPIQEIPVGWMGLDIGPASSRLFREALNDAQTIIWNGPMGVYEMDKYSKGSFAMSNNIAQTHATTIVGGGDTADVTQRAGDADEMTFVSTGGGASLKLIEGDSLPGLEALQ; via the coding sequence ATGAAAACATTAAAAGATTTAAATATTGACGGTAAAAGAGTTTTTATAAGATGTGATTTTAATGTACCTAAAGATGAATTTGGGAACATTACAGATGACAGACGTATACGTTCTGCTTTGGCGACCATCCGTTATTGTATAGACAGAGATTGTAAACTTATTCTTGCTTCCCATTATGAAAGACCAGAACCCGGGAAGTATGAAGAGAAGTACTCATTGGCACCTATAGCAAAAAGACTGCGTACATTACTCAAAATGGATAATGATATCTTTATGGCAGAAGATGTTGTGGGTGAAGATGCTAAAGCCAAAGCAGCGACACTGAAAGAGGGTGATGTACTTTTACTTGAAAATCTTCGTTATGAAGCAGGTGAAACGGAAAATGATATGGCATTTTCAGAGCAGCTGGCAAATTTTGCAGAGTTTTACATCAATGATGCATTTGGTGCTTGTCATAGAAAACATGCTTCTATCGATGCGATCACCAAATTCTTTGACACCGACCATAAAGCAGCAGGTTTTCTTATGAGCAAAGAGATCAATTTCTTTTCTAAAGTACTTGAAAACCCTGTTCGTCCCTTTATTGCAGTGGTTGGTGGTTCTAAGGTATCCGGTAAACTCCAAGCATTGACAAACCTTATTAATAAAGTAGACAAGATCATCATAGGTGGTGGAATGGCATTTACTTTTCTTAAGGCACAAGGGTATGAAGTAGGTGATTCATTGGTTGAAGATGATCTGTTGGATGAAGCAAAAGGCATTATGACCAAAGCCAAAGAGCTGGGGGTCAAATTCTATTTACCGGTTGACGTCGTGGTGGCACCAGAGTTTTCAGAGAAGACGACAGTGAAATTCCTCCCTATACAAGAGATACCAGTCGGTTGGATGGGACTGGATATAGGTCCTGCATCCTCAAGGCTTTTCCGTGAAGCACTCAATGATGCACAAACGATCATATGGAACGGTCCTATGGGAGTTTATGAGATGGACAAATATTCAAAAGGTAGTTTCGCCATGTCAAACAACATTGCACAAACACATGCAACGACGATCGTAGGGGGTGGAGACACTGCCGATGTGACACAACGTGCCGGTGATGCAGATGAGATGACCTTCGTAAGTACAGGTGGTGGCGCAAGCCTGAAATTGATAGAAGGTGATTCTTTGCCGGGTCTGGAAGCACTTCAGTAA
- the gap gene encoding type I glyceraldehyde-3-phosphate dehydrogenase, whose protein sequence is MAVKVAINGLGRIGRCVARIIADRDDIELVAVNASGTDEMIQYNLKYDSVHGRHNDVSVANGYLNIGGTKAKIFAERDLSKLDFASCGADLVLECTGAFLTAESVQPYLDNGVKKVLFSAPAKDDTATFVLGANADDYAGETIISNASCTTNGLAPVAKVLDDAFGIEKGLMTTIHSYTSSQPILDAKHKKDPRKGRSGATNLVPTTTGAAKAISKVLPNLTGKINGQAIRVPTPDVSMVDLTVTLNTNVTVDEIQAAFKTASEGSHKGILGVDEEYRVSQDFVGEELSAVVPLDTIQVIGDNMVKVLSWYDNEWGYSRRLVDMAVHVSKK, encoded by the coding sequence ATGGCTGTAAAAGTAGCAATTAACGGACTTGGAAGAATCGGTAGATGTGTGGCGCGTATTATTGCAGATAGAGATGACATTGAACTTGTTGCAGTGAATGCTTCTGGTACAGATGAGATGATCCAATACAACCTAAAATATGACTCTGTCCATGGAAGACATAATGATGTCAGTGTAGCCAACGGATATCTGAATATCGGCGGGACTAAAGCAAAGATCTTTGCTGAACGTGACCTCTCTAAGCTGGATTTTGCCTCTTGCGGTGCGGACCTTGTGTTGGAATGTACCGGTGCATTTTTAACGGCAGAGAGTGTACAGCCTTATTTGGACAATGGTGTAAAGAAAGTACTTTTTTCTGCACCGGCAAAAGATGATACAGCGACATTCGTACTTGGAGCCAATGCAGATGATTATGCAGGTGAAACTATCATTTCAAATGCAAGCTGTACGACCAATGGACTAGCTCCTGTAGCAAAAGTTTTGGATGATGCATTTGGTATAGAGAAAGGTTTGATGACCACGATCCACTCCTATACCTCTTCACAGCCTATCCTGGATGCAAAACATAAAAAAGATCCGAGAAAAGGACGTTCTGGGGCAACAAACCTGGTACCTACGACAACAGGTGCAGCTAAAGCCATCTCTAAAGTGCTGCCAAATCTTACAGGCAAGATAAACGGACAGGCAATAAGAGTACCAACACCGGATGTCTCTATGGTCGATTTGACTGTCACACTCAACACAAACGTGACTGTTGATGAGATACAAGCCGCATTTAAAACGGCCAGTGAAGGTTCACACAAAGGTATTTTAGGTGTGGATGAAGAGTACCGTGTTTCTCAAGATTTTGTGGGCGAAGAGTTAAGTGCAGTCGTGCCACTCGATACGATCCAGGTCATAGGAGACAACATGGTAAAAGTACTCTCCTGGTATGACAATGAGTGGGGATACTCTCGCCGTTTGGTAGATATGGCAGTACATGTAAGTAAAAAGTAA
- the nadD gene encoding nicotinate (nicotinamide) nucleotide adenylyltransferase: MVNHKKPTIAIFGGSFDPPHKGHQLIVEKAVANLQIDQLFVVPAYLNPFKTSTLADAATRLAWCHTLFDPIDRVKVDDYEIKEGKSTVTSQSVKHFNQTYDVKYLIIGSDNLSTLTKWHAFEWLNETVTWVIVTRDNHHLDTDELKSWELLPIEAPVSSTQIREEKDLQFIDEKIRESVKHILEGQHHMTIDERIANIVKILDDKKAEEIEVFNLDDADYIAKRVVIANSLNGKHTLALFDHLKKELKKQGDEFLASDSSDEWSVADLGDILIHIMIPEYRQRYSLETFLNELVENQKKQDTDPA; this comes from the coding sequence TTGGTTAATCATAAAAAGCCTACTATAGCTATCTTTGGAGGGAGTTTTGACCCTCCGCACAAAGGACATCAACTTATCGTTGAAAAAGCTGTAGCAAACTTGCAAATTGACCAACTGTTCGTAGTACCTGCTTATTTGAACCCTTTTAAAACATCTACACTGGCTGATGCCGCTACACGACTTGCATGGTGTCATACACTATTTGATCCTATAGACCGTGTCAAAGTAGATGATTATGAGATCAAAGAAGGCAAAAGTACAGTAACCTCACAAAGTGTAAAACATTTTAACCAGACATACGATGTCAAGTATCTGATCATAGGATCTGACAACTTGTCAACATTGACAAAATGGCATGCATTTGAATGGCTGAATGAAACAGTGACTTGGGTTATAGTAACACGAGACAATCATCATTTAGATACGGATGAACTTAAGAGTTGGGAGCTACTACCTATAGAAGCGCCTGTAAGTTCAACCCAAATAAGAGAAGAAAAAGATTTACAATTTATTGACGAAAAGATCAGAGAATCTGTCAAACATATATTAGAAGGGCAACACCATATGACAATAGACGAAAGAATAGCAAACATCGTAAAAATACTTGACGATAAAAAAGCTGAAGAGATAGAAGTATTTAACCTTGATGATGCAGATTATATCGCAAAACGTGTAGTGATCGCTAACTCACTCAACGGGAAACATACACTTGCACTTTTTGACCATCTTAAAAAAGAGCTCAAAAAACAAGGTGATGAATTTCTTGCATCAGACTCCAGTGATGAATGGTCCGTAGCTGACCTGGGAGATATCCTTATCCATATTATGATACCTGAATACAGACAACGTTATTCACTTGAAACATTTTTAAATGAACTTGTTGAAAATCAGAAAAAGCAAGATACAGATCCTGCATAA